One stretch of Arachis duranensis cultivar V14167 chromosome 1, aradu.V14167.gnm2.J7QH, whole genome shotgun sequence DNA includes these proteins:
- the LOC107465949 gene encoding glycerophosphodiester phosphodiesterase GDPDL4, which translates to MWKPRAVDHALSLLLFCSLFALASAQGSKTNAWKTLTGSPPVVIARGGFSGVFPDSSYAAYSLVGETSGNNYIAWCDVQLTKDSFGICIPDIKLDNATNIAQAFQNKSQTYLVNGAPVRGYFSVDYNLKDLANVILVQGVYSRSNDFDGNLFSILTVDELVKETKPPALWLNIQHDAFYTQHNLSMRNFVLTVSKRVVVSYISSPEAGFLRGIVSRFNAKTTKLVFRFMDKDVVDPSTNQTYGSYLKNLTFIKTFASGILVPKDYIWPVDGNLYLQPHTSLVADAHKAGLEVFASNFVNDVPSAFNYSYDPLAEYLQFIDNGDFSVDGVLSDFPITPAEAVGCFALLGANAKKTINTTVISKCGASGDFPGCTNKAYEKAISDGADVIDCPVQMSKDGTPFCLSSADLIESTTVAQTRFASLAKSIPEIKSGTGIFTFSLTWKDIQTLTPSISSPYSKFKLFRNPKYDKSNINFLSLSDFLDLARNKTSLSSVVIIIENAAYLAEKEDLSVTDAVMNTLSKAGYDKTGPPRVMIQSTNSSVLMKFKGKTNYERVYEIDELVGDAVVSAVNDIKSFANSVVLQKKSVYPTNSDLFLTVSTKIVTTLHHANLSVYAQTFSNEFVSQAWDFFSDPTVEINTFVQEGLVDGVITDFPKTANRYRRNKCLTMGDNMPVYMLPVQIGGLLQAVPKGYLPPASAPLPPLKESEVKEPPLPSASPSPTPSGSSAGNNSAAQSPKNAQGKVTISFLLSPLAVLVACLLL; encoded by the exons ATGTGGAAGCCACGCGCCGTTGATCACGCTCTTTCTCTGCTCCTCTTTTGCTCATTGTTTGCTCTGGCTTCTGCTCAGGGATCTAAAACAAACGCATGGAAGACACTCACCG GAAGTCCACCAGTGGTCATAGCACGTGGTGGTTTTTCGGGAGTGTTTCCTGATTCCAGCTATGCAGCCTATAGTCTGGTAGGAGAGACATCAGGGAATAATTACATTGCATGGTGTGATGTTCAACTAACAAAAGATTCATTTGGGATTTGCATTCCGGATATCAAGCTTGATAATGCTACAAACATTGCTCAagcttttcaaaacaaaagtcAAACCTACCTAGTTAACGGTGCACCAGTCCGTGGATACTTTTCTGTGGATTACAATCTCAAGGATCTTGCCAATGTTATTT TGGTTCAAGGAGTTTACTCCAGAAGTAACGACTTTGATGGTAATCTGTTTTCTATTTTAACTGTCGACGAGTTAGTTAAAGAAACAAAGCCACCGGCCCTGTGGTTGAATATTCAG CATGATGCATTCTATACACAGCACAATTTGAGCATGAGAAACTTTGTACTTACTGTTTCTAAAAGAGTTGTTGTCAGTTATATCTCATCACCTGAAGCTGGTTTCCTGAGAGGTATAGTTTCGCGCTTTAATGCAAAGACTACAAAACTGGTCTTCAGGTTTATGGATAAAGATGTTGTAGATCCATCGACCAATCAGACTTATGGTTCTTACTTAAAGAATCTAACATTTATCAAGACATTTGCTTCGGGAATTCTTGTTCCCAAGGATTACATATGGCCTGTAGACGGAAACCTTTATCTACAACCTCATACCTCTTTGGTTGCTGATGCACATAAAGCGGGGCTGGAAGTGTTTGCATCGAATTTTGTGAATGATGTTCCGTCTGCCTTTAATTACAGTTATGATCCTCTAGCAGAGTACCTCCAATTCATTGACAACGGAGACTTCTCTGTTGATGGTGTGTTGTCTGACTTCCCCATAACACCAGCTGAAGCTGTAG GCTGCTTTGCTCTCCTAGGCGCCAATGCTAAAAAGACAA TTAACACCACAGTCATTTCAAAATGTGGAGCAAGCGGAGATTTTCCCGGTTGCACCAACAAGGCATATGAAAAGGCTATATCGGATGGGGCAGATGTCATTGACTGTCCTGTTCAAATGTCAAAGGATGGAACACCGTTTTGCTTAAGCTCTGCAGATCTTATAGAGAGCACAACAGTTGCTCAAACACGGTTCGCTAGTCTTGCCAAGTCTATCCCAGAGATCAAATCTGGCACTGGCATATTTACCTTTAGCTTGACATGGAAAGATATACAAACCTTGACCC cCTCAATATCAAGCCCTTAttctaaattcaaattattcCGCAACCCAAAATATGACAAGAGCAATATCAACTTTTTAAGTCTGTCAGATTTCTTGGACTTGGCCAGAAACAAGACTTCCCTATCGAGTGTTGTGATCATCATTGAG AATGCTGCCTATCTTGCAGAGAAAGAAGATTTGAGTGTGACTGATGCTGTCATGAACACTTTGAGCAAAGCTGGTTATGATAAAACTGGGCCCCCAAGGGTTATGATTCAGTCCACCAATAGTTCTGTACTAATGAAATTTAAAGGGAAAACAAATTATGAACGTGTCTACGAAATCGATGAGCTAGTTGGTGATGCTGTTGTTTCAGCAGTAAACGACATCAAAAGCTTTGCAAATTCTGTAGTTCTCCAGAAGAAATCTGTGTATCCTACCAATTCTGATCTCTTCCTTACTGTCTCTACGAAGATTGTAACAACTCTCCATCATGCCAATCTCTCCGTCTATGCACAAACATTTAGCAATGAGTTCGTATCTCAGGCATGGGATTTCTTCTCGGATCCAACTGTGGAAATCAATACATTTGTTCAGGAAGGATTAGTTGATGGAGTCATCACAGATTTCCCAAAAACAGCTAACAGATACAGAA GAAACAAATGCTTGACTATGGGTGACAACATGCCTGTTTACATGCTACCTGTTCAAATAGGTGGTCTTCTACAAGCTGTTCCCAAAGGTTACTTGCCACCGGCTTCAGCTCCACTCCCTCCTCTGAAAGAATCTGAAGTGAAAGAACCACCTTTGCCTTCTGCTTCCCCATCACCAACACCATCTGGATCTTCTGCTGGAAACAATTCAGCAGCTCAGTCACCGAAAAATGCGCAGGGTAAGGTCACCATCTCCTTCCTTTTGTCCCCTTTGGCTGTGCTTGTAGCTTGTCTTCTGCTTTGA
- the LOC107465829 gene encoding pentatricopeptide repeat-containing protein At2g33680: MPLSPQHATVFRDILHCTHHTNLRRGHALHARTLRNGSFFSSTHLANAILLLYAKSGFLSKATLILHSIPTTTRDIVSWNSLINALSRNKSHSSSVFSLFRLMTRTHHMELPNAHTFAGVFTAVANTSDFVAGRQTHALAVKTSCLRDVYVGSSLLNFYCKMGLVLDARKVFDTMPVRNEVSWSTVISGYASLEMVHEAVELFGAMNCEEGEVVNEFVFTSVLSALTRGEFVDIGRQVHSLAIKKGLLSVISVGNALVTMYAKCGTLDDALRTFYLCGKKNSITWSAMVTGYAQSGDSDKALRLFYDMHHSGVMPSEFTLVGVINACSDLCAIAEGKQMHGYSVKLGYELQLYVLSALVDMYAKCGSIEDARKGFEYIEQPDVVLWTSIITGYAQNGDFEGALNLYCNMQMDGVDPNELTMASVLKSCSSLAALDQGKQMHARIIKYGFKLEVPIGSALSAMYAKCGSLDDGYRIFWRMPNRDVISWNAMISGLSQNGRGKEALELFEMMCQEGTKPDTVTFVNLLSACSHMGLVDRGWAYFKMMSDKFSIDPTVEHYACMVDILSRAGKLNEAKEFIETATIDHGFCLWRILLGACRNYRNYDIGVYAGEKLMELGSPESSAYVLLSSIYIALGKKDDVERVRRMMSDRGVTKEPGCSWIELKNLVHVFVVGDDMHPKIHEIRSQLRLLTKLMKDEGYQPLSDPLPATIRNDLKDHEDSEGIPLMVCSSM; encoded by the exons ATGCCTCTTTCTCCGCAACATGCGACGGTTTTCAGAGACATCCTCCACTGTACCCACCACACCAACCTCCGACGCGGCCATGCTCTCCACGCCCGAACCCTCCGTAACGGTTCTTTCTTCTCCTCCACTCACCTCGCCAACGCCATCCTCCTCCTCTACGCCAAGTCCGGCTTCCTTTCCAAAGCCACCCTCATCCTCCACTCCATCCCCACCACCACCAGAGACATTGTCTCATGGAACTCCCTCATCAATGCCCTCTCCAGGAACAAGTCTCACTCCTCCTCTGTTTTCTCACTCTTCCGCCTCATGACAAGAACTCATCACATGGAGCTCCCTAACGCCCACACCTTCGCCGGTGTCTTTACCGCCGTTGCCAACACCTCTGACTTCGTCGCTGGCCGTCAGACCCATGCCCTCGCCGTCAAGACGTCATGCCTTCGTGATGTTTATGTTGGGAGCTCGCTGCTTAACTTTTATTGCAAAATGGGTCTTGTACTTGATGCCCGCAAGGTGTTTGATACAATGCCTGTGAGGAACGAGGTTTCTTGGTCGACGGTGATTTCCGGATATGCTTCGTTAGAGATGGTTCATGAGGCTGTGGAGCTCTTTGGGGCCATGAATTGTGAAGAAGGGGAGGTTGTTAATGAGTTTGTGTTTACAAGTGTTCTTAGTGCGTTGACTAGGGGTGAGTTTGTGGACATTGGTAGGCAGGTTCATTCCCTTGCTATCAAGAAGGGGTTGCTTTCGGTTATCTCCGTGGGCAATGCTCTTGTGACCATGTATGCTAAGTGTGGGACCCTGGATGATGCGCTAAGGACGTTTTATTTGTGCGGGAAGAAGAATTCGATCACTTGGTCGGCCATGGTTACTGGTTATGCTCAGAGTGGGGATTCTGACAAGGCTCTGAGGTTGTTTTATGATATGCATCATTCTGGGGTGATGCCAAGTGAGTTTACTCTTGTGGGGGTGATCAATGCTTGCAGTGACCTTTGTGCTATTGCAGAAGGGAAACAAATGCATGGTTACTCAGTGAAGTTGGGGTATGAATTGCAGTTGTACGTTTTATCGGCTTTGGTGGACATGTATGCAAAATGTGGTAGCATAGAGGATGCTCGGAAGGGTTTCGAGTATATAGAACAGCCCGATGTTGTTCTCTGGACCTCTATCATAACAGGATATGCTCAAAATGGGGATTTTGAAGGTGCTCTGAATCTGTACTGCAATATGCAGATGGACGGAGTTGACCCCAACGAGCTAACTATGGCGAGTGTTCTTAAATCCTGTTCTAGTTTAGCTGCTTTAGATCAGGGGAAGCAAATGCATGCTCGCATTATTAAGTATGGTTTCAAATTAGAAGTTCCAATTGGAAGTGCTCTTTCTGCCATGTATGCTAAGTGCGGAAGTTTGGATGATGGGTACCGTATATTTTGGAGGATGCCTAACCGAGATGTAATTTCTTGGAATGCAATGATATCTGGACTGTCTCAAAATGGTCGTGGTAAAGAAGCCTTGGAGTTGTTTGAGATGATGTGCCAGGAGGGAACAAAGCCGGACACAGTCACATTTGTGAATCTTCTCTCTGCCTGCAGCCATATGGGTCTAGTGGATAGAGGCTGGGCTTATTTCAAAATGATGTCTGATAAATTCAGCATTGATCCAACAGTAGAGCATTATGCCTGCATGGTTGATATCTTGAGCCGTGCCGGTAAACTCAATGAAGCAAAGGAATTCATTGAAACAGCAACAATTGATCATGGTTTTTGTTTGTGGCGCATATTGTTAGGGGCCTGTAGGAACTATCGTAACTATGATATAGGTGTCTATGCTGGTGAGAAACTAATGGAGCTAGGCTCACCAGAATCATCTGCTTATGTATTGTTATCAAGCATATATATAGCTTTAGGAAAGAAGGATGATGTAGAACGTGTAAGGAGAATGATGAGTGACCGAGGGGTGACTAAAGAACCCGGGTGTAGTTGGATTGAGTTGAAGAACTTGGTTCATGTATTTGTTGTTGGAGATGATATGCATCCAAAGATTCATGAAATACGGTCACAGTTAAGGTTATTGACCAAATTGATGAAAGATGAAGGATATCAACCTCTTTCAGATCCATTGCCTGCAACTATCAGAAATGATTTGAAAG ATCATGAAGACAGTGAAGGGATACCACTCATGGTTTGTTCTAGCATGTAA